In Zobellia roscoffensis, the following are encoded in one genomic region:
- a CDS encoding DUF2264 domain-containing protein: MRKKKKNLILFLVILLLGVSVYYWRLQRVKVDNWENNISTFENAESYDKEVKTIFLDTLSYSPRERFKELFKYFFKGYQEYKSKNGALVYYPGEFSGGGQSINALEGFARFFPLGCSYILNTQNASIFIDDQLINVSEQLRNAVLIGTDPVSKEYWGQIGNRDQKMAEAADIALGLWISKDFIWNTFDEDEKRQIYRWLMEIRGKTHGDNNWNLFPVMVVKSLEALGMIEQEDVEFANKKFERYLKKDYIGNGWFKDGEAPPDYYNAWAIQYCLFWMNQMHPDFHSEFIIKTNADFSEFFKHFFGSKGFPMMGRSVCYRMAAPSPIIAGSLLNQEVVSSGEALRALDYTWSYFISNEAVSGGKVTQGFYSDDLSILNSYSGAGSCLWSLRSLITAFYVDAKINLLDAEPQKLPVEIGDFEVRNEKINWIIGGVQKTGVITLEILSNPLGPINELESYSDWDAFLETLWQYPHRPNNKKALYKNRFYTNENTLFKK, translated from the coding sequence ATGCGAAAGAAAAAAAAAAATCTTATACTTTTTTTAGTCATTCTTTTATTAGGTGTATCAGTTTACTATTGGCGATTACAAAGGGTTAAAGTTGATAATTGGGAAAACAATATATCGACTTTTGAAAATGCAGAGTCTTATGATAAAGAAGTTAAAACTATTTTTCTTGATACGCTTTCGTATTCTCCGCGTGAACGGTTTAAAGAGTTATTTAAGTATTTCTTTAAAGGGTATCAGGAGTATAAGTCTAAGAATGGGGCTTTGGTTTATTATCCAGGGGAATTTAGTGGTGGCGGTCAAAGTATTAATGCTTTAGAAGGTTTTGCCCGATTCTTTCCCTTAGGATGCTCATATATTTTGAACACCCAAAATGCTTCGATTTTTATTGATGATCAATTAATTAATGTTTCTGAACAGTTAAGGAATGCGGTGTTAATAGGGACCGATCCAGTATCAAAAGAGTATTGGGGGCAAATAGGGAATCGCGATCAAAAAATGGCTGAGGCTGCAGATATTGCTTTAGGGCTTTGGATTTCAAAAGATTTTATCTGGAATACATTTGATGAAGACGAAAAGAGACAAATTTATAGGTGGTTAATGGAGATTAGAGGAAAAACCCATGGGGATAATAATTGGAACTTATTTCCAGTGATGGTAGTAAAATCTTTAGAGGCCCTCGGTATGATCGAGCAAGAAGACGTAGAATTCGCTAATAAAAAATTTGAACGTTATTTAAAAAAAGATTATATAGGTAATGGGTGGTTCAAGGATGGTGAAGCTCCTCCGGATTATTACAATGCATGGGCTATACAGTATTGTTTATTTTGGATGAACCAAATGCATCCAGATTTCCATTCGGAATTTATTATTAAGACCAATGCAGATTTTTCCGAGTTTTTTAAACATTTTTTCGGGTCAAAGGGTTTTCCTATGATGGGGCGCAGTGTTTGTTATCGAATGGCTGCTCCATCGCCAATTATTGCTGGCTCATTGTTAAATCAAGAAGTAGTATCTTCTGGAGAAGCCTTACGGGCATTGGATTATACTTGGTCTTATTTTATTTCGAATGAAGCTGTTTCCGGAGGAAAGGTGACTCAAGGCTTTTATTCGGACGACTTGAGCATTCTTAATTCGTATTCTGGGGCAGGTAGTTGTCTTTGGTCTTTAAGGTCCCTTATTACTGCCTTTTATGTGGATGCTAAAATAAACCTATTGGATGCGGAACCGCAAAAGTTACCTGTAGAAATAGGGGACTTTGAAGTAAGGAATGAGAAAATCAATTGGATTATAGGCGGAGTTCAGAAAACAGGTGTGATTACCTTGGAGATTTTATCGAATCCCTTGGGTCCTATTAATGAACTTGAATCTTACTCAGATTGGGATGCTTTTTTGGAGACACTTTGGCAGTATCCCCATAGACCTAACAATAAAAAAGCATTGTATAAAAATAGATTTTATACAAATGAAAATACACTTTTTAAAAAGTAA
- a CDS encoding NAD-dependent epimerase — MKILVTGAAGFIGYHLCEKLLKKGYEVIGLDNVNDYYDVNLKYARLKQLGINQSDAKIFNEKCFGSIYGEKFAFVRMNLEDREALPLLFKNEKINRVCNLAAQAGVRYSIENPETYIDSNIVGYLNLLECCRHNKIEHLVYASSSSVYGLNEKIPFSTSDSVDHPISLYAASKKSNELMAHTYSHLFNIPTTGLRFFTVYGPWGRPDMALFLFTDAIANGNPIKVFNHGKMERDFTYVDDIVEGVVRILTKSTENRDLYKVYNIGNNDAVKLNDFIEAIESSMGQKAEKELMPMQPGDVERTWADVDDLIRDYDYQPNTSVKNGVQKFVEWYSDYYA; from the coding sequence ATGAAAATTCTTGTCACCGGCGCAGCTGGCTTTATAGGATATCATCTCTGTGAAAAACTGCTTAAAAAAGGATACGAAGTTATAGGGCTTGACAACGTGAACGACTATTATGATGTAAACCTTAAATATGCTCGCTTAAAACAATTAGGTATCAATCAAAGTGATGCCAAGATTTTCAACGAAAAATGTTTCGGTTCTATTTATGGTGAAAAATTTGCTTTCGTTCGCATGAACTTGGAGGACAGAGAAGCATTGCCTCTACTTTTCAAAAATGAAAAAATTAACAGGGTATGTAATTTAGCAGCTCAAGCTGGTGTTCGTTACAGCATAGAAAACCCCGAAACTTATATCGATAGTAACATTGTTGGTTATTTGAATCTGCTGGAATGTTGCAGACATAATAAAATAGAGCATCTAGTTTACGCTAGTAGTTCTAGTGTTTATGGTTTGAACGAAAAAATACCTTTTTCTACATCAGATAGTGTGGACCATCCAATAAGCCTTTACGCAGCAAGCAAAAAAAGCAATGAATTGATGGCGCATACCTATAGTCATTTGTTCAATATTCCAACAACGGGACTTCGTTTCTTCACTGTTTACGGACCTTGGGGAAGACCGGATATGGCCTTGTTTCTTTTTACTGATGCTATAGCGAATGGAAATCCCATAAAAGTTTTCAACCACGGCAAGATGGAAAGAGACTTTACCTACGTGGACGATATAGTTGAAGGTGTTGTACGCATACTTACGAAATCTACAGAAAATCGTGATTTGTATAAAGTATACAATATTGGCAATAACGATGCAGTAAAACTCAACGACTTTATTGAAGCTATTGAATCTAGTATGGGGCAAAAAGCAGAGAAAGAGCTTATGCCGATGCAACCTGGAGATGTTGAACGTACTTGGGCCGATGTAGATGATTTGATTAGAGACTATGATTACCAACCCAATACATCAGTCAAGAATGGAGTTCAAAAATTTGTGGAATGGTATAGCGATTATTACGCATAA
- a CDS encoding nucleotide sugar dehydrogenase → MKKVNKICCIGAGYVGGPTMSVIASQCPEITVTVVDINQARIDQWNDSDLDNLPVYEPGLKEIVERTRGKNLFFSTEVDKAIDEAEIIFISVNTPTKTYGKGKGQAADLKFVELCARNIAKVAKSDKIVVEKSTLPVRTASAIKSILENTGNGVKFEILSNPEFLAEGTAVEDLLKADRVLIGGDETPSGQEAKDTLSSIYAHWLPKERILQTNVWSSELSKLVANAFLAQRVSSINAISALCERTDANVAEVSRAIGTDSRIGPKFLNASVGFGGSCFQKDILNLVYISRSFGLNEVADYWEQVIIMNDYQKRRFAENIISTLYNTVSGKKIVFFGWAFKKDTNDTRESAAINIADALLEEKAEIVVYDPKVSADRIYADLDYLETRSPEENRKLLTVVTDPMDAVQDAHAIAILTEWDEFKAYSWETIFKKMLKPAFVFDGRRLLSKEDMEAKGFQYYKIGQS, encoded by the coding sequence ATGAAAAAAGTAAATAAAATATGCTGCATTGGAGCAGGATATGTAGGTGGACCAACAATGTCCGTTATTGCTAGCCAATGTCCTGAAATTACCGTAACGGTTGTAGACATTAACCAAGCTAGAATTGACCAATGGAATGATTCTGACCTAGACAATTTACCGGTTTACGAACCAGGACTTAAAGAAATTGTGGAAAGGACAAGAGGTAAAAACCTTTTTTTCTCCACTGAAGTAGATAAAGCTATAGACGAAGCCGAAATTATTTTCATATCGGTAAATACGCCAACAAAAACATACGGAAAAGGAAAAGGACAAGCTGCAGATTTAAAATTTGTTGAGCTCTGTGCTCGAAATATTGCCAAAGTAGCCAAAAGTGATAAGATAGTGGTAGAAAAATCTACTTTACCAGTTAGAACTGCTAGTGCAATAAAAAGTATTTTAGAGAATACAGGTAACGGGGTCAAGTTTGAAATACTATCCAACCCTGAATTTTTAGCAGAAGGAACAGCTGTTGAAGACCTTTTAAAGGCGGATCGTGTATTAATTGGTGGCGATGAAACCCCATCAGGTCAAGAGGCCAAAGACACCTTGAGTTCAATTTATGCCCATTGGCTGCCAAAAGAACGCATACTACAAACCAATGTTTGGTCTTCAGAACTGTCCAAATTAGTTGCCAATGCATTTTTGGCGCAAAGAGTTTCTTCCATTAATGCTATTTCGGCCTTGTGTGAGCGAACAGATGCAAATGTTGCAGAAGTTTCAAGAGCAATCGGAACTGATAGTCGAATTGGACCAAAATTCCTTAATGCCTCAGTAGGTTTTGGTGGATCTTGCTTTCAAAAAGACATTTTAAACCTAGTTTATATTTCAAGAAGTTTTGGTTTAAATGAGGTTGCAGACTATTGGGAGCAGGTAATTATAATGAACGATTACCAAAAAAGACGATTTGCCGAAAATATAATATCTACTTTATATAATACCGTTTCTGGCAAAAAAATAGTCTTCTTTGGATGGGCGTTTAAGAAAGACACTAATGACACCAGAGAATCAGCAGCTATTAACATAGCAGATGCCTTGTTAGAGGAAAAAGCGGAAATCGTAGTTTACGACCCAAAAGTATCGGCAGACCGAATCTACGCAGATTTAGATTACCTAGAAACTAGGTCTCCAGAGGAAAACAGAAAACTTTTGACTGTAGTTACCGACCCTATGGATGCGGTACAAGATGCCCATGCTATTGCAATTTTAACAGAATGGGATGAATTTAAAGCCTATTCTTGGGAAACCATATTCAAAAAAATGTTGAAACCAGCTTTCGTATTTGATGGTCGTCGTTTATTATCAAAAGAAGATATGGAAGCAAAAGGCTTTCAATATTATAAAATAGGACAATCATGA
- a CDS encoding UDP-glucuronic acid decarboxylase family protein, with amino-acid sequence MKKILITGAAGFLGSHLCDRFIKEGYYVIAMDNLITGDLRNIEHLFKLENFEFYHHDVTKFVSVPGKLDYILHFASPASPIDYLKIPIQTLKVGALGTHNLLGLAKVKNARILIASTSEIYGDPLVHPQTEEYYGNVNTIGPRGVYDEAKRFQESITMAYHRFHGLETRIVRIFNTYGPRMRLNDGRVIPAFIGQALRGEDLTVFGDGSQTRSFCYVDDEVEGIYRLLLSDYPMPVNIGNPHEITIKDFAEEIVKLTGTDQKVIYKALPQDDPMQRQPDISKAKDILGWEPKVSRSEGMKKTYEYFKSLPEEELYKKEHKDFKDYNRI; translated from the coding sequence ATGAAGAAAATACTGATTACTGGGGCAGCGGGTTTCTTAGGTTCTCACTTGTGTGACCGGTTCATAAAAGAAGGTTACTATGTTATTGCCATGGATAACCTTATAACTGGTGATTTACGCAATATTGAGCATTTGTTCAAGTTAGAGAATTTTGAATTTTACCACCATGACGTCACTAAATTTGTAAGTGTTCCAGGGAAGTTGGATTATATTTTACATTTTGCCTCGCCTGCCAGTCCTATTGATTATTTGAAAATCCCAATTCAGACTTTAAAGGTGGGTGCATTGGGAACTCATAATCTTTTGGGCTTGGCGAAAGTTAAGAATGCCAGAATACTAATCGCGTCTACTTCGGAAATATACGGAGACCCTTTAGTTCACCCTCAGACAGAAGAGTATTATGGTAATGTAAACACTATTGGACCAAGAGGTGTGTATGATGAAGCAAAAAGGTTTCAGGAGTCAATTACAATGGCTTATCATCGTTTTCATGGTTTAGAAACCCGTATTGTGAGAATTTTTAATACGTATGGGCCTAGAATGCGTTTAAATGACGGTAGGGTAATACCTGCATTTATTGGTCAGGCGTTAAGAGGTGAAGATTTGACCGTATTTGGAGACGGAAGCCAAACTCGTTCATTTTGTTATGTAGATGATGAAGTGGAAGGGATTTATCGACTCTTACTTAGCGATTATCCAATGCCAGTAAACATTGGTAATCCCCATGAGATTACGATTAAAGATTTTGCGGAGGAAATCGTAAAGTTGACGGGTACAGATCAAAAAGTAATATACAAAGCATTACCGCAAGATGATCCAATGCAGCGACAACCAGATATTTCAAAAGCTAAAGATATTTTAGGCTGGGAGCCTAAAGTGTCTAGATCAGAAGGAATGAAAAAGACGTATGAATACTTCAAATCATTACCCGAAGAAGAGTTGTACAAAAAAGAACATAAAGATTTTAAAGATTATAATAGAATCTAA
- a CDS encoding DegT/DnrJ/EryC1/StrS family aminotransferase produces MGGGEQKYVQEAFDTNWVAPLGPNVDNFEKSINQFVGGNVHVAALSSGTAAIHLALELLGVTKGDEVICQSFTFSASANPIMYLGATPIFVDSEKDTWNISPELLEKAIKDRISNGKKPKAIVAVHLYGMPYKVEEITQVSKKYDIPVVEDSAEALGSSFKNEKCGTFGTIGILSFNGNKIITTSGGGALIAQEETVKKKAVFLATQARDDAPHYQHSSVGYNYRMSNILAGIGRGQMEVLQNRVNQRRFNFDFYKKHLAHLPEIEFLEESNAYYSNRWLTCILTPSFAIREKIRLALLEDDVESRPLWKPMHLQPVFAKFPHYSDGTSEDLFNRGLCLPSGSNLSQADLERIVELILTKI; encoded by the coding sequence ATGGGTGGGGGTGAACAAAAATATGTTCAAGAGGCCTTTGATACCAATTGGGTTGCTCCATTGGGACCTAATGTAGATAACTTTGAAAAATCTATAAATCAGTTTGTAGGAGGTAATGTCCATGTAGCAGCACTTAGTTCAGGTACGGCTGCCATTCATTTGGCATTGGAACTGTTAGGTGTAACTAAAGGAGATGAAGTAATCTGTCAAAGTTTTACTTTTTCTGCATCAGCCAATCCTATTATGTACCTCGGTGCAACACCTATTTTTGTAGATAGTGAAAAGGATACTTGGAATATTTCTCCAGAATTACTTGAGAAAGCTATAAAAGATAGAATTTCAAACGGCAAAAAACCAAAAGCAATTGTAGCCGTTCACTTATATGGTATGCCCTATAAAGTAGAAGAAATCACTCAGGTTTCTAAGAAGTACGATATCCCTGTAGTTGAAGATAGTGCAGAAGCACTCGGAAGTAGTTTTAAGAATGAAAAGTGCGGTACTTTTGGCACAATAGGAATTTTATCCTTTAATGGAAATAAGATTATAACAACTTCTGGGGGCGGCGCTTTGATAGCTCAAGAAGAAACTGTTAAGAAAAAAGCAGTTTTTTTAGCAACTCAGGCCAGGGATGATGCACCCCATTACCAGCATTCCTCTGTGGGATATAATTATAGGATGAGTAATATCCTTGCAGGTATTGGTCGTGGTCAAATGGAAGTACTACAAAATCGAGTTAATCAAAGAAGATTTAATTTCGATTTCTATAAAAAGCATCTTGCGCATCTTCCGGAAATAGAGTTTTTAGAAGAATCGAATGCATATTACAGCAATAGATGGTTGACCTGCATTTTGACACCTTCTTTTGCGATTAGAGAAAAAATACGTCTTGCTCTTCTGGAAGACGATGTTGAATCAAGACCTTTGTGGAAGCCAATGCATTTGCAACCGGTTTTTGCTAAATTCCCTCACTATAGTGATGGTACATCTGAAGACCTTTTTAATCGAGGACTATGTTTGCCTAGTGGCTCTAATCTTTCACAAGCCGATTTAGAAAGAATAGTGGAGCTTATTCTAACCAAAATTTAA
- a CDS encoding polysaccharide biosynthesis protein produces the protein MIKEYLINNAHKYASKWLVLAIDVVMIAVSFVLSYIIRFNLTLDFDIDKLFVQLPIISLIALASFVFTGSYKGVVRHTGVRDVYNIFNAICLSSILLISMVLFNRELGVFENFTVPLGIIIIHSLLSFVALTASRYVFKSLYTNFMARDFKVNKNVLIFGAGESGILTQSALVNHTKSRVRVVGYIDEDEKKVGKQINGVKVFHKDILNREFILKNSISEVIFSIQNIDPKGLSVLVEGLVDFPVQVKIVPPVEQWINGELKVSQIKQIQIEDLLDRAPINIKNSKISEQVRDKVVLVTGGAGSIGSEIVRQVCTYNYKSLIVIDQSESALYDLQQELKQNGFHNFMPIVGDVRDKNRLNNLFQEYKPNVVFHAAAYKHVPLMEYNAYEAIKINVAGTKVVADLSIAHNVDKFIFISTDKAVNPTNVMGATKRIAEMYISCMQQKGRTKFITTRFGNVLGSNGSVIPLFKKQIDKGGPLTVTHENVTRFFMTIPEASQLVLEAGAMGDGGEIFIFDMGESVKIFDLAKNMIKLSGLKYPEDIDIKITGLRPGEKLYEELLANGENTLPTYHKKIMIGKTRELDYTLVRSKIDELCVSNMFFNESTVSLMKEIVPEFISNNSELCLLDKKKENKTKNHPLKKVL, from the coding sequence ATGATAAAAGAATACCTAATTAATAATGCTCATAAGTACGCATCTAAATGGCTTGTTTTGGCTATAGATGTGGTAATGATAGCTGTTTCTTTTGTGTTATCGTACATCATACGGTTTAACCTCACCTTAGACTTTGATATTGATAAGTTATTCGTCCAATTACCAATTATTTCTTTAATTGCATTGGCTTCCTTTGTTTTTACAGGGTCTTATAAAGGTGTGGTGAGACACACAGGTGTCAGGGATGTTTATAATATATTCAATGCTATTTGTCTATCTAGTATTTTACTGATATCTATGGTTCTGTTTAATCGTGAACTAGGGGTTTTTGAAAATTTCACAGTTCCATTAGGTATTATTATTATACATAGTTTGTTGAGTTTTGTAGCTCTTACAGCTTCTCGTTACGTATTTAAGTCGCTTTATACCAATTTTATGGCTCGTGACTTTAAGGTAAATAAAAATGTATTGATTTTTGGTGCTGGTGAGTCAGGAATACTAACACAAAGTGCACTTGTAAACCATACGAAGAGTAGGGTGAGGGTTGTGGGATATATAGATGAAGACGAGAAGAAAGTAGGGAAACAGATAAATGGGGTGAAAGTCTTTCATAAAGATATACTTAATAGGGAATTCATTCTAAAAAATAGTATTTCTGAAGTAATATTCTCAATTCAAAATATAGACCCTAAAGGCCTTAGTGTATTAGTTGAAGGGTTGGTTGATTTTCCCGTTCAGGTGAAAATTGTTCCTCCTGTAGAGCAATGGATTAATGGAGAACTTAAGGTTTCACAAATTAAACAGATTCAAATAGAGGATTTATTGGATAGGGCTCCTATTAATATTAAAAACTCTAAAATTTCTGAGCAAGTTAGGGATAAAGTTGTACTTGTTACGGGTGGGGCAGGTTCCATAGGTAGTGAAATTGTACGTCAAGTATGTACATATAATTATAAGTCACTTATTGTTATAGATCAATCTGAATCTGCCTTATATGATTTACAGCAAGAATTGAAGCAAAATGGGTTCCATAATTTCATGCCTATTGTAGGAGATGTTAGGGACAAGAATAGATTAAATAATCTTTTTCAAGAATATAAACCTAATGTTGTTTTTCATGCTGCAGCGTACAAGCATGTGCCATTAATGGAATATAACGCGTACGAAGCTATTAAAATAAATGTAGCGGGAACAAAAGTAGTCGCGGATTTGTCTATAGCTCATAATGTAGATAAATTTATCTTCATTTCTACAGATAAGGCGGTTAACCCTACAAACGTTATGGGGGCGACCAAGAGAATTGCAGAGATGTATATTAGCTGCATGCAGCAGAAAGGAAGAACTAAATTTATTACTACACGTTTTGGTAATGTATTAGGGTCTAACGGTTCTGTTATTCCGCTTTTCAAGAAGCAAATTGATAAAGGAGGTCCTTTAACAGTTACTCACGAAAATGTCACTAGGTTTTTTATGACTATACCAGAAGCTTCTCAGCTTGTTTTAGAAGCAGGAGCAATGGGTGATGGTGGTGAAATTTTCATATTTGACATGGGTGAGTCGGTTAAGATATTCGATTTGGCTAAGAATATGATTAAACTTTCCGGACTTAAGTATCCTGAAGATATTGATATAAAAATTACAGGTTTGCGTCCGGGTGAAAAATTGTACGAAGAATTATTGGCAAATGGCGAAAACACTTTGCCCACATACCACAAAAAAATCATGATAGGTAAAACCAGGGAACTTGATTATACCTTAGTTAGATCTAAAATTGATGAGCTTTGTGTGTCCAATATGTTCTTCAATGAAAGTACGGTTAGTTTAATGAAAGAGATAGTTCCAGAATTTATTTCAAATAACTCAGAACTATGTCTATTAGATAAGAAGAAAGAAAACAAGACTAAGAATCATCCGCTTAAAAAAGTTCTATAA
- a CDS encoding polysaccharide biosynthesis/export family protein gives MSINKMSSINIFRSLKSTIPLLIVSVVLLSSCATRKEVVYFQNTGDFETLVDKNSFTPKFKVDDLVSIYVSTLDSEASAPFNLFRGGSEGGVRPEQVDYLIDKDGEIDFPVIGKVKIAGLSGEEVRLLLRGKLSDYLKDPIINIRLRNFSVSILGEVNRPGTYPVDGERITIMEALGFAGDLTIKGKRENVMVIRDFDGTKVYTRINLTEKEALSSPVYYLTQNDIVYVEPNSSAIKTSTLDNRASIYVSVASLLITSTVLLIRN, from the coding sequence ATGTCCATAAATAAAATGAGTTCAATTAATATTTTTAGGTCCTTAAAAAGTACTATTCCTCTTTTAATCGTTTCGGTTGTACTATTATCTTCTTGTGCTACGAGAAAAGAAGTTGTGTATTTCCAAAATACAGGAGATTTTGAAACTTTGGTAGATAAAAATAGTTTTACGCCTAAGTTCAAGGTTGATGATTTAGTAAGCATTTATGTATCCACATTAGATAGCGAGGCAAGTGCACCGTTTAATTTATTTAGAGGTGGTTCAGAAGGAGGTGTGAGACCAGAACAAGTTGATTATTTAATAGATAAAGATGGAGAAATAGATTTTCCGGTTATTGGCAAAGTTAAAATAGCTGGACTATCTGGGGAAGAAGTTAGATTGCTGTTAAGAGGGAAACTTTCAGATTACCTAAAAGATCCTATCATTAATATAAGGTTGCGTAATTTTAGTGTGTCTATTTTGGGAGAGGTTAATAGACCTGGAACATACCCTGTTGATGGTGAGCGAATCACTATTATGGAAGCTTTAGGTTTTGCTGGGGATTTAACTATTAAGGGTAAGCGTGAAAATGTTATGGTAATTAGAGATTTTGACGGAACTAAAGTGTATACAAGAATTAATTTAACAGAAAAGGAGGCACTCAGTTCACCTGTTTACTATTTGACTCAAAATGACATTGTGTATGTAGAGCCAAATAGTTCGGCAATTAAAACGTCTACACTTGATAATAGAGCCTCTATTTATGTTTCGGTAGCTTCATTATTGATTACATCAACAGTACTTTTAATAAGAAATTAA